One Defluviitoga tunisiensis genomic window carries:
- a CDS encoding ABC transporter ATP-binding protein translates to MKNIENILEVNNLKIYFKTFEGISKAVDNISFVLKEKETLGLVGESGCGKTVTNLAIMKLLNPKSTILSGKILYDKKNILEIEEEEFKKVRGKEIGMIFQEPMSSFDPLYTIGEQMHEVCKTHLKLTKSESRYKSIDMMRRVGIPEPEKRYDQYPHEMSGGMLQRTMIALNLLTNPKILIADEPTTALDVTVQAQVLNLMKSIQDEFGNSIIFITHDLGVISEIADRVHVMYAGKIVEKGTTEEIFNKPLHPYTQGLMESKIRREYKSKTLPFIPGTVPSPQNFPKGCRFNPRCNFVKDICKEEEPKENELGNEHLVSCWLYGNGGNQLENN, encoded by the coding sequence ATGAAAAATATAGAAAATATTTTAGAAGTAAACAATTTAAAAATATATTTTAAAACTTTTGAAGGTATATCTAAAGCTGTTGACAATATTAGTTTTGTGTTAAAAGAAAAGGAAACTTTAGGATTGGTAGGGGAATCAGGCTGTGGAAAGACAGTTACTAATTTAGCAATAATGAAATTGCTAAATCCTAAATCTACAATTCTTTCAGGAAAAATATTATATGATAAGAAAAACATTTTGGAAATTGAAGAAGAAGAATTTAAAAAGGTTCGAGGAAAAGAAATTGGAATGATTTTTCAAGAGCCTATGTCTTCATTTGATCCACTGTACACAATTGGAGAACAAATGCATGAAGTCTGTAAAACACATTTAAAATTAACCAAAAGTGAAAGTAGATATAAAAGTATAGATATGATGAGAAGAGTTGGAATTCCAGAACCAGAAAAAAGATACGATCAATATCCTCATGAAATGAGTGGAGGAATGCTTCAAAGAACTATGATTGCTTTAAATCTTCTTACAAACCCCAAAATATTGATTGCTGATGAACCTACAACTGCCCTGGATGTAACTGTTCAAGCTCAAGTTCTCAATTTAATGAAATCAATTCAAGATGAATTTGGAAATTCAATAATTTTCATCACTCATGATTTAGGCGTAATATCAGAAATCGCTGATAGAGTTCATGTTATGTATGCTGGTAAAATTGTTGAGAAAGGAACTACAGAGGAAATATTTAATAAACCGTTGCATCCATATACTCAGGGATTAATGGAATCAAAAATAAGAAGGGAGTATAAATCAAAAACCTTACCATTTATTCCAGGAACCGTTCCTAGCCCACAAAATTTTCCTAAAGGATGTCGATTTAATCCTCGTTGTAATTTTGTTAAAGACATTTGTAAAGAAGAAGAACCAAAGGAAAATGAATTAGGAAACGAACACTTAGTATCCTGTTGGTTGTATGGAAATGGAGGTAATCAACTTGAAAATAATTAA
- a CDS encoding ABC transporter permease — MKEQTKRMVNAFFKNKLGVVGLIILILLYITVIFSEFIAPYSYMTSNRNYTYAPPSKVRWINDGKFIGPYIHPLKRERHPVTLQLTYVEDTTKIVPIKLFVHGDTYKLWGVFESDVHLFGIPKDSDALLCLFGTDKFGRDLLSRIIYGSRVSMTIGLVGTFISVIIGAIMGAISGYFGGWIDVVIQRLTELLRSFPQIPLWLALAMIIPPQWPSTMVYFAIVMVLSFIGWMGVARVVRGMVLSLREKEFVIASKTMGASGFRIIIKHLIPNTMSYLIVVSTLSIPGMILGESSMSFLGLGIKEPMTSWGLLLGQAQSLSALSSYPWLLIPGVFIVLAVLSFNFVGESLRDVADPYKVGERA; from the coding sequence GTGAAAGAACAAACCAAAAGAATGGTGAATGCTTTCTTTAAAAATAAATTAGGTGTAGTTGGGTTAATAATATTAATTTTATTGTATATTACTGTAATTTTTTCAGAATTTATAGCGCCTTATAGTTATATGACTTCTAATAGAAATTATACTTATGCTCCTCCAAGTAAAGTTAGGTGGATTAATGATGGTAAATTTATAGGTCCATATATACATCCATTAAAAAGGGAAAGACATCCAGTTACTCTTCAATTAACTTATGTAGAAGATACAACTAAAATAGTTCCAATAAAATTATTTGTACATGGTGATACTTATAAATTATGGGGCGTATTTGAAAGTGATGTACATTTATTTGGGATTCCAAAAGATTCAGATGCTTTGTTATGTTTATTTGGTACTGATAAGTTTGGTAGAGATTTGTTATCGCGAATTATTTATGGTTCTAGAGTATCTATGACAATTGGACTTGTAGGTACATTCATAAGTGTTATTATTGGAGCCATAATGGGAGCAATTTCAGGATACTTTGGGGGATGGATAGATGTAGTTATACAAAGATTAACGGAATTACTTCGTTCTTTTCCACAAATACCACTTTGGTTAGCTTTGGCTATGATTATTCCTCCTCAATGGCCAAGCACAATGGTATACTTTGCTATTGTAATGGTTTTATCTTTTATAGGTTGGATGGGTGTAGCAAGAGTAGTTAGGGGAATGGTTCTAAGCCTGCGAGAGAAAGAATTTGTAATTGCATCTAAAACAATGGGTGCTTCAGGTTTTAGGATAATTATTAAACATCTTATTCCAAATACTATGTCATATTTAATTGTTGTTTCTACACTGTCAATTCCTGGAATGATTTTGGGAGAAAGTTCTATGAGCTTTTTGGGACTAGGTATTAAAGAGCCAATGACTAGCTGGGGTTTATTGCTTGGCCAAGCACAATCGCTTTCTGCTCTTTCTTCTTACCCTTGGCTGTTAATACCAGGTGTTTTTATTGTTCTTGCAGTTCTCTCTTTTAATTTTGTGGGAGAATCTCTTAGAGATGTTGCTGATCCATATAAAGTAGGTGAAAGAGCATGA
- a CDS encoding ABC transporter permease, with protein MWSFITRRVLIMIPMMFLISVLCFIITELQPGSFASQFMENPNISPEHLVRLNEMLGLDKPPVQRYFMWIKGIVTRGDFGYSFAYKRPVGELIWERMGWTVSIALLTIIFQWIIAIPAGIYTSLHQYSVSDYILTFIGFLGISVPVFFLALVFMWLALQMGVTSVGGLFSVEFIGAPWSWAKLLDLLKHIWLPIVVIGFSGLAGLMRVMRGNMLDVINAPFVTSLKARGLEDQVVRRHVIKNAINPLVSIAGMQLPEIFSGTIITSIVLNLPTMGPFFYNALLNHDQYLVMTFLMFIAFMTQIGNLLADIALAILDPRIRIS; from the coding sequence ATGTGGTCATTCATTACAAGAAGAGTTTTAATTATGATTCCAATGATGTTCTTGATTTCTGTGTTATGTTTTATTATTACTGAATTGCAACCTGGTAGCTTTGCTTCTCAATTTATGGAAAATCCAAATATTTCACCTGAGCATTTAGTAAGACTTAATGAAATGTTAGGACTTGATAAACCACCTGTGCAAAGATATTTTATGTGGATAAAAGGTATAGTTACAAGAGGAGATTTTGGATATTCATTTGCATATAAAAGACCTGTAGGAGAATTAATCTGGGAAAGAATGGGTTGGACAGTTTCGATTGCGCTTTTAACTATTATATTTCAATGGATTATAGCAATTCCTGCTGGAATTTATACATCGCTTCATCAATATTCTGTTAGTGATTATATTCTTACCTTTATAGGATTTTTAGGAATTTCAGTACCAGTTTTCTTTCTTGCTTTAGTTTTTATGTGGTTGGCTTTACAAATGGGAGTAACTTCTGTGGGAGGTTTATTTTCTGTTGAATTTATTGGAGCTCCATGGAGTTGGGCAAAATTGTTAGATTTACTAAAACATATTTGGTTACCTATAGTAGTAATAGGATTTTCAGGACTTGCAGGTTTAATGAGAGTAATGAGGGGTAACATGCTTGACGTTATTAATGCTCCGTTTGTAACTTCTTTAAAAGCCCGAGGTTTAGAAGACCAGGTAGTTAGACGCCATGTAATAAAAAATGCAATTAATCCTTTGGTAAGCATAGCTGGTATGCAGTTGCCGGAGATATTTAGCGGAACAATAATTACATCGATAGTATTAAATTTACCAACAATGGGTCCTTTTTTTTATAATGCATTATTAAATCATGATCAATACTTAGTAATGACTTTTTTGATGTTCATAGCTTTTATGACTCAAATAGGGAATCTGCTTGCAGACATAGCACTTGCGATACTTGATCCAAGAATTAGAATAAGTTAA
- a CDS encoding ABC transporter substrate-binding protein, whose protein sequence is MKKFFMLLFVMILAFIMFAEDFVVADWLTPEKPKMGGEVNLALSGAPDSFNLYGTFFTPAFSVMVHVLNPLIDLQAVYQQPEPALAESWDISEDGKEVIFHLRDVKWSDGHPFSADDVMFTLKYFAMNEKAINNAIPRLTIGGELVKWEKIDDMTVKAILPEPFGPFLMTLSHVKIFPEHVLEPLIDKNDLSSVNFIWTTNTPVNQIVGTGPFMIEQYVTDQKVVLKKNPNYWKVDKWGNRLPYIERINFIVIPDAEVTMAKFMTGEVDFAVLDPKDYPTLKSKELSGAPFTIFAAEPVNPTPSPFHITFNLDAKDPELRKLFREDDFRRAIEYALDRDRIIEEVYNTLAVYGGTPTLPSNFFYNPKIEEIRRPYDLDKASELLDKLGLKDTDKDGIRNLPSGKNFEVVFLTTTAQQAQEIAYIFSEDVKKIGIKLHLQFLDTSVIMETLLAGNFEMSMYAFGNQPDPQLRKEIWQPSGPLYYNHISTKDPKTGKPVFENMLDWELEVYELFEKGQTTMDPQERKKYYDRWQEIYADKVPYIFVCKPMDIWGWNKRIGNVYQLNGNGPVVYSYQTIFVK, encoded by the coding sequence ATGAAAAAGTTTTTTATGCTATTGTTTGTTATGATACTTGCATTTATCATGTTTGCTGAAGATTTTGTAGTAGCGGATTGGCTAACTCCAGAAAAGCCAAAAATGGGTGGAGAAGTGAATTTGGCTTTAAGTGGAGCGCCAGATTCTTTTAATCTTTATGGAACTTTTTTTACGCCTGCGTTTAGTGTAATGGTGCATGTTTTAAATCCTTTGATTGATTTACAAGCAGTTTATCAACAGCCAGAACCAGCATTAGCGGAATCGTGGGATATATCTGAAGACGGTAAAGAAGTAATTTTTCATTTAAGAGATGTTAAATGGAGTGATGGACATCCATTTAGTGCAGATGATGTCATGTTTACATTGAAATATTTTGCAATGAATGAAAAGGCAATTAACAACGCCATTCCTAGATTAACAATCGGCGGAGAATTAGTTAAATGGGAAAAAATTGATGATATGACTGTTAAAGCTATACTCCCCGAACCCTTCGGACCATTCCTTATGACACTTTCTCACGTAAAAATATTTCCTGAACATGTACTCGAACCTTTAATTGATAAGAATGATTTGAGTTCTGTAAATTTCATCTGGACCACTAACACCCCAGTAAATCAAATAGTAGGTACAGGGCCATTTATGATTGAACAATATGTTACTGATCAAAAAGTTGTACTCAAGAAAAATCCTAATTATTGGAAAGTTGATAAATGGGGAAATCGTTTACCATATATTGAGAGGATAAATTTTATAGTTATTCCTGATGCAGAAGTAACTATGGCGAAATTTATGACAGGAGAAGTAGATTTTGCAGTGTTAGATCCAAAAGATTATCCAACCTTAAAAAGTAAGGAATTATCCGGTGCTCCGTTTACTATTTTTGCTGCAGAACCTGTTAATCCTACACCTAGTCCTTTTCATATTACCTTCAATTTAGATGCAAAAGATCCCGAATTACGGAAACTATTTAGAGAAGATGATTTTAGAAGAGCGATAGAATATGCATTAGATAGAGATAGAATCATAGAGGAAGTTTACAATACATTAGCTGTTTATGGTGGAACACCAACTTTACCTTCAAATTTCTTTTATAACCCAAAAATCGAAGAGATTAGAAGACCTTATGATCTCGATAAGGCTTCAGAATTATTAGATAAACTAGGATTAAAAGATACAGATAAAGATGGAATAAGGAATTTACCAAGTGGTAAAAATTTTGAAGTAGTATTTTTGACAACTACAGCTCAACAAGCTCAAGAAATAGCCTATATTTTTTCAGAGGATGTAAAAAAGATTGGGATAAAACTTCATTTACAGTTTTTAGATACTTCTGTTATAATGGAAACTTTGTTAGCAGGTAATTTTGAAATGTCAATGTATGCTTTTGGGAATCAGCCTGATCCTCAATTGAGAAAAGAGATATGGCAGCCTAGTGGTCCATTATATTACAATCATATATCGACTAAAGATCCAAAAACCGGGAAACCTGTCTTTGAAAATATGTTAGATTGGGAGTTAGAAGTTTATGAACTCTTTGAAAAAGGTCAAACTACAATGGATCCACAAGAAAGAAAGAAATATTACGACAGATGGCAAGAAATATATGCGGATAAAGTTCCTTATATATTTGTATGTAAACCTATGGATATATGGGGTTGGAATAAAAGAATTGGTAATGTATATCAATTAAATGGAAATGGTCCCGTAGTTTATAGTTATCAAACTATTTTTGTGAAATAA
- a CDS encoding exo-beta-N-acetylmuramidase NamZ family protein — translation MIFQGIDVIENNSFNKLQNKKIALITNYSFVNKKMDDGIDLMFKNQVNVVKIFTPEHGLYGLPDGEEFDDQIHPIYKIPIISLYGKNKKPTAEQLKDIDVLVYDIQDVGLRFYTFIYTLAYSLIAASENYKKFIVLDRINPLGRVVFGPRIKKEFSTFVGNYELPLRYGLTPGELARYYKKYLKLDVDLEVVKIEGWKGETFDKLKLKWNIPSPALPTFESTLAYTGMCLIEGTNLSEGRGTPKPFCFVGAPWVNENELYDFLCKKFSDLILRKRHFIPNFSKFQGQLCNGIEFFSETKDNFVIVAIEMIRYLAQKEDFEFRKYLDRENHLQRDHIENLLGVEKKVFFENDLSYLEDWNNSAQEFINFCDDILLYGGINLWTI, via the coding sequence ATGATATTTCAAGGAATTGATGTAATAGAAAATAATAGTTTTAACAAGCTTCAAAATAAAAAAATTGCACTAATAACCAACTATTCTTTTGTAAATAAGAAGATGGATGATGGAATTGATTTAATGTTCAAAAATCAAGTTAATGTTGTTAAAATATTTACCCCCGAACATGGATTATATGGCTTACCTGATGGAGAAGAATTTGATGACCAAATTCATCCTATTTACAAAATACCAATTATTAGCTTATATGGAAAAAATAAGAAACCAACGGCTGAACAGCTAAAAGACATTGATGTACTTGTTTATGATATTCAAGATGTTGGATTAAGATTCTACACCTTCATATATACTTTGGCTTATTCTTTAATTGCAGCAAGTGAAAACTATAAGAAATTTATAGTTCTAGATAGAATAAATCCCCTAGGAAGAGTAGTTTTTGGACCAAGAATTAAAAAAGAATTTTCCACATTTGTCGGTAATTATGAACTTCCTTTGAGATATGGTCTCACTCCTGGGGAACTTGCAAGATATTACAAAAAATATCTTAAGTTGGATGTCGACTTAGAAGTTGTTAAAATAGAAGGATGGAAAGGTGAAACTTTTGACAAACTAAAGTTAAAATGGAATATTCCTTCTCCTGCTCTACCTACCTTTGAAAGCACTCTTGCATATACTGGAATGTGTTTAATTGAAGGAACAAATCTAAGCGAAGGTAGAGGAACACCAAAACCTTTTTGTTTTGTAGGTGCGCCATGGGTAAACGAAAACGAATTGTATGATTTCTTATGTAAAAAATTCTCTGATTTGATTTTAAGAAAAAGACACTTTATACCAAATTTTTCTAAATTTCAAGGTCAACTCTGTAATGGAATAGAATTTTTTTCAGAGACAAAAGATAATTTTGTAATAGTAGCGATCGAGATGATTAGATATCTAGCTCAGAAAGAAGATTTTGAATTCAGAAAATATTTAGATAGAGAAAATCATCTTCAAAGAGATCACATTGAAAATTTACTGGGGGTAGAAAAAAAAGTTTTTTTTGAAAACGATCTTTCATACTTAGAAGATTGGAACAATAGTGCTCAAGAATTTATTAATTTTTGTGATGATATTTTATTATATGGAGGAATAAACCTATGGACTATCTAG
- the nagZ gene encoding beta-N-acetylhexosaminidase — translation MDYLEKTLGKLFLIGIHGTSLNKENMEALNVIKPGAIIFFSRNIQDKYQLSKFIDDIKNFLNYEPLFAIDQEGGMVTRLDKGFSIAPSPMAIAATCNSENAYIVSNILAKEMLSVGIDWDYAPVVDINNNPLNSAIGIRSFSDNKNIVVEFASKFVEGLHDGGVISCLKHFPGIGNVNIDPHIDLPLSNLSKEDLTMNELYPFLKIKSPSWMPTHVFLPKIQSKKEPVTLSKEILTDFIRKELDFKEVLVADDLQMGGVNNFYNIEDATIKAINAGMDIVTICHSFEEQVKAKEAVIYEYNNNRNFKRKVLEALERINKLYDFSRNIKKKVNSKITLEEIGGKRHNDIMQDVCDRSITSTVEEQFSPIKEIDNIFYFLKNKNKVGVEDKENKNLWLINQISSDFNINPIDVNQFPKEKIIDFSKNKINIIFTENAYLNQEISDLIVKMSNSSNETYLVALRNPYDAFLPTIKYGLCSYGYQINSQQSLYKILKGEINPLGKLPIDRRLKYA, via the coding sequence ATGGACTATCTAGAAAAAACATTGGGAAAATTATTTTTAATAGGCATACATGGTACTAGTTTAAACAAAGAAAACATGGAAGCATTAAACGTTATTAAACCTGGAGCAATCATCTTCTTTTCAAGAAACATACAAGACAAGTATCAATTAAGTAAATTTATTGATGATATAAAAAATTTTCTTAATTATGAACCTCTTTTTGCCATCGATCAAGAGGGTGGAATGGTGACTCGTTTAGATAAAGGTTTTTCTATTGCTCCAAGCCCTATGGCAATTGCTGCTACATGTAATAGTGAAAATGCGTATATAGTATCCAATATTCTAGCCAAGGAAATGTTATCAGTCGGAATTGATTGGGATTATGCTCCTGTAGTTGATATAAATAACAATCCTTTAAATTCCGCAATTGGTATTAGAAGCTTTTCAGATAATAAAAACATTGTAGTTGAATTTGCATCTAAATTTGTTGAGGGTTTACATGATGGTGGCGTTATTTCATGTTTAAAACATTTTCCTGGAATAGGAAATGTAAATATCGATCCACACATAGATCTCCCCCTATCTAATTTAAGTAAAGAAGACTTAACAATGAACGAATTATACCCGTTTTTAAAAATAAAATCTCCATCTTGGATGCCTACCCACGTTTTTTTGCCAAAGATACAAAGTAAAAAAGAACCAGTAACACTTTCTAAAGAAATTCTCACCGATTTTATTAGAAAAGAATTAGACTTTAAAGAAGTTCTTGTTGCTGATGATTTGCAAATGGGGGGTGTTAACAACTTCTACAATATAGAAGACGCCACAATCAAAGCTATAAATGCTGGTATGGACATAGTAACTATATGTCATTCTTTTGAAGAACAAGTAAAAGCCAAAGAAGCAGTTATTTATGAATATAATAACAATAGAAATTTTAAAAGGAAAGTTTTGGAAGCTTTAGAAAGAATAAACAAATTGTATGATTTTTCCCGTAATATAAAGAAAAAAGTTAATTCCAAAATTACTCTTGAAGAAATTGGGGGCAAAAGACACAACGATATTATGCAAGACGTTTGTGATCGCTCTATAACCTCTACTGTCGAAGAGCAATTCTCACCAATTAAAGAAATCGATAATATTTTTTACTTTTTAAAAAATAAAAACAAGGTTGGGGTTGAAGATAAAGAGAATAAAAACTTATGGTTAATAAATCAAATTTCATCGGATTTTAATATTAATCCCATAGATGTTAATCAATTTCCAAAAGAGAAAATTATCGACTTTTCAAAAAATAAAATTAATATAATTTTTACTGAAAATGCTTATTTAAATCAAGAGATATCAGATCTAATTGTTAAAATGTCTAATTCCTCTAACGAAACATATTTAGTAGCCCTAAGAAATCCGTATGATGCTTTTTTACCTACAATAAAGTATGGATTATGTTCATATGGCTATCAAATTAATTCACAACAATCGTTGTATAAAATTTTAAAAGGTGAAATAAATCCGCTTGGAAAACTACCTATTGATCGGAGGCTTAAATATGCTTGA
- the murQ gene encoding N-acetylmuramic acid 6-phosphate etherase, whose translation MLDYLETEKSNQKTTNLDELNIYDILRVINQEDATVPLAITENLSKIVSIVDICISTIKKNGRIIYVGAGTSGRVAVIDAVETVPTFDVEPGTFLPIIAGGEKAFFSATENVEDYEEGGMNDLEKNNIKEQDYVIGITASGRTPYVKGALLKAREKGCKTALICNVKDPELQDYCDIVISLRTGPEVITGSTRMKAGSAQKMVLNMISTTTMIKLGKTYKNYMVDVKVMNKKLEERAIRIISEITGLDRNTSRNYLLKANMKPKLAILMILSGKDKTSCENVLKETNILNEALKKLGG comes from the coding sequence ATGCTTGATTATTTAGAAACTGAAAAAAGTAATCAAAAAACAACCAACTTAGATGAACTAAATATATATGATATTTTAAGGGTAATTAATCAAGAAGATGCTACTGTTCCGTTAGCTATTACCGAAAATTTATCAAAAATTGTTTCAATCGTTGATATATGTATTTCCACCATCAAAAAAAATGGAAGAATCATATATGTTGGCGCTGGAACAAGCGGTCGGGTAGCTGTTATAGATGCTGTTGAAACAGTTCCTACTTTTGATGTAGAACCTGGAACATTCTTACCAATAATAGCTGGAGGAGAAAAAGCTTTTTTCAGTGCAACAGAAAATGTAGAAGATTACGAAGAAGGTGGAATGAACGATCTGGAAAAAAACAATATAAAAGAACAAGACTATGTAATAGGTATAACTGCAAGTGGTAGAACTCCATATGTAAAAGGTGCTTTACTAAAAGCTAGAGAAAAAGGTTGTAAAACTGCATTGATTTGTAATGTAAAAGATCCTGAACTTCAAGATTATTGCGATATTGTTATATCTTTAAGAACAGGCCCTGAAGTAATTACTGGAAGTACTAGAATGAAAGCGGGTTCCGCTCAAAAAATGGTTTTGAATATGATAAGCACAACAACTATGATAAAATTAGGTAAGACGTATAAAAACTATATGGTCGATGTTAAAGTTATGAATAAGAAGTTAGAAGAAAGAGCAATAAGAATTATTTCTGAAATTACTGGTTTGGATAGAAATACAAGTAGAAATTATTTATTAAAGGCTAATATGAAACCAAAATTAGCCATTTTAATGATTTTGTCTGGTAAAGATAAAACATCTTGCGAAAATGTACTTAAAGAAACAAATATACTTAATGAAGCTTTGAAAAAACTTGGGGGGTGA
- a CDS encoding GntR family transcriptional regulator, protein MEKVPIPLYYQLYLELKNKLIEEYKKGEKFLTELEICEKYGVSRPTVRKALDELEREGLIERKRGQGTFYTGIKQEEELSKLTGFTEEAMKQGHKTYSLVLENKLVEIPTDLIKEFGLPKKARVVLLKRVRYLDNEPYALETAYLNPGADIRVLNIIEKDMGKESLYQILTSEYGIRFSKAIETLEVTRLTKEESKYLSQKEGEPAALRTRYTYTDTNQCIEYVISIYRGDKYKFRVVRQV, encoded by the coding sequence ATGGAAAAAGTACCAATACCACTTTATTATCAACTGTATTTAGAACTCAAAAATAAACTAATCGAGGAATATAAAAAAGGAGAAAAATTCTTAACTGAACTAGAGATTTGCGAGAAATATGGTGTTTCTAGACCAACTGTAAGAAAAGCCTTAGATGAATTGGAAAGAGAAGGATTAATTGAAAGGAAAAGAGGACAAGGTACTTTTTATACAGGTATTAAACAAGAAGAAGAATTAAGTAAATTAACAGGCTTTACTGAAGAAGCTATGAAACAAGGCCATAAAACTTACTCATTAGTTCTAGAGAATAAGTTAGTAGAAATTCCTACAGACTTAATAAAAGAATTCGGACTTCCAAAAAAAGCTAGAGTAGTCTTATTGAAAAGGGTAAGATACTTAGACAACGAACCATATGCTCTTGAAACAGCTTATCTAAACCCTGGTGCAGATATAAGGGTTTTAAATATAATTGAAAAAGATATGGGAAAAGAATCCTTATACCAAATTTTAACCAGCGAATATGGAATACGGTTTTCAAAAGCAATCGAGACTCTTGAAGTTACTAGACTAACAAAAGAAGAATCAAAATATCTTTCTCAAAAAGAAGGAGAACCTGCAGCTCTCAGAACACGTTACACTTATACAGACACCAATCAATGCATTGAATATGTAATTTCAATCTATCGGGGCGATAAATATAAATTTAGAGTGGTGAGACAAGTTTGA
- a CDS encoding BadF/BadG/BcrA/BcrD ATPase family protein, which produces MDGGGTHIAVSLVDENENLKMKFEINTGVNLTSVNQKRLQEIFKEIYSKTGKVRGIVVSFSGAGTQSRKIKLQSIIKEIFCSNNVTVYNDGESILFSIYTGSNSALTIAGTGTIVMGITSEKQIIRSGGWGHLFDDIGGGFWISTRIIQEAFRYRDGLREYDPIFDNLKLFYGYNTIEDLTSLQAMEDFKTIISSFTKVALNEPTPLVKIIVEEGIQDLTFRCKIVLDKLEIKELYMHGGLFNSPYYNSLFRQYLHSYSLFPLEIDVSHQMALLAKKLYY; this is translated from the coding sequence ATGGATGGAGGAGGAACGCATATTGCAGTTTCTCTAGTTGATGAAAATGAAAACCTCAAAATGAAATTTGAAATTAACACTGGAGTGAATCTTACCTCCGTTAACCAAAAAAGATTACAAGAGATTTTTAAAGAAATTTATTCAAAAACAGGTAAGGTTAGAGGGATTGTTGTTAGTTTTTCAGGTGCTGGAACTCAAAGTAGAAAAATAAAGTTACAAAGTATTATAAAAGAAATTTTTTGTAGTAATAATGTCACAGTATATAATGATGGAGAATCAATTCTATTTTCTATATACACTGGGTCAAATTCCGCATTAACAATAGCTGGAACTGGTACTATAGTAATGGGAATAACCTCAGAAAAGCAAATAATAAGAAGTGGAGGATGGGGCCATCTTTTTGATGATATTGGTGGCGGCTTTTGGATCTCCACAAGGATCATTCAAGAAGCTTTCAGATATCGAGATGGTTTAAGAGAATACGATCCAATTTTTGATAATCTTAAATTGTTTTATGGTTATAACACAATTGAAGATCTGACAAGTTTACAAGCAATGGAAGATTTCAAAACAATTATTTCCTCTTTTACAAAAGTCGCTTTAAATGAGCCCACACCTTTGGTTAAAATAATAGTTGAAGAAGGAATACAAGATCTTACTTTTAGGTGTAAAATAGTATTAGACAAACTTGAAATTAAAGAATTATACATGCATGGTGGATTGTTCAATTCTCCATATTATAATTCCCTTTTTAGACAATATCTGCATTCATATTCTTTATTTCCTTTGGAAATAGATGTTAGCCACCAAATGGCCTTACTGGCTAAAAAATTATATTATTAA